A genomic segment from Pyxidicoccus trucidator encodes:
- a CDS encoding cupin-like domain-containing protein: protein MGDVTSKLTPGWRTWLAENLVLGVAPETLTHTLVQSGVAPAEARATVESASQHPAVAQGRRRAASHGRLRSLLETRVALHRQSGWHQRLERRRGVSARELMERYYLAHRPVILEDFMDGWPALERWQPRALAERYGDVEVEVMAGRDSRADHDLDPEDCRTVMRFGEFIRRLLEGGPSNDLYLTARNFALERAELRGLMEDVRYPPGVLRQTDLVGAVKLWVGPEGTRTAMHHDLGTVFFGQIAGRKRFRLIPSFQTHHLYSHREVWSQVDADAPDLERFPAYREADVLEAVVGPGEMLLIPAGWWHQVFALDVSVSVTFQEFDVPGGNTWWKLR from the coding sequence ATGGGAGACGTGACCTCCAAGCTGACGCCAGGATGGCGGACGTGGCTGGCGGAGAACCTGGTGCTGGGCGTGGCGCCGGAGACGCTCACGCATACGTTGGTTCAGTCGGGCGTCGCTCCAGCGGAGGCGCGGGCCACGGTGGAGTCCGCCAGCCAGCACCCGGCCGTGGCGCAGGGGCGGCGTCGCGCGGCGTCCCACGGAAGGCTGCGCTCGCTGCTGGAGACCCGGGTGGCGCTGCATCGTCAGTCCGGCTGGCACCAGCGACTGGAGCGCCGCCGGGGCGTGTCCGCGCGCGAATTGATGGAGCGCTACTACCTGGCGCACCGGCCCGTCATCCTGGAGGACTTCATGGACGGCTGGCCCGCCCTGGAGCGCTGGCAGCCCCGGGCCCTGGCGGAGCGCTACGGCGACGTGGAGGTGGAGGTGATGGCGGGCCGCGATTCGCGCGCGGACCACGACCTGGACCCGGAGGACTGCCGCACGGTGATGCGCTTCGGGGAGTTCATCCGCCGGTTGCTGGAGGGCGGCCCTTCCAACGACCTGTACCTCACGGCGCGCAACTTCGCCCTGGAGCGCGCGGAATTGCGCGGGCTGATGGAGGACGTGCGCTATCCGCCGGGTGTGCTGCGCCAGACGGACCTCGTGGGGGCGGTGAAGCTCTGGGTGGGGCCCGAGGGCACGCGTACGGCGATGCACCACGACCTGGGCACCGTCTTCTTCGGGCAGATTGCCGGGCGCAAGCGCTTCCGGCTCATCCCCTCATTCCAGACGCACCACCTCTACAGCCATCGTGAGGTGTGGAGCCAGGTGGACGCGGATGCGCCGGACCTGGAGCGCTTCCCTGCGTACCGGGAGGCGGACGTGCTGGAGGCGGTGGTGGGGCCCGGGGAGATGTTGCTCATCCCCGCGGGCTGGTGGCACCAGGTGTTCGCGCTCGACGTCAGCGTGTCCGTCACCTTCCAGGAGTTCGACGTCCCGGGAGGCAACACCTGGTGGAAGCTGCGGTGA
- a CDS encoding ATP-binding protein: MKARPLRFHLALLALGLLIPLVLFAAGAVDRFATSQRGAREQGMRETARALALAVDRELGQSIRALEVLSHSELLARGEYETFYATARTVVRSRQPWSSLALVDANGRTLLTTDEPFGTSVSSPLGLPYLREALETGRPVIVDYPVERMQGPPTVVVAMPVRRGERITGVLVALYSMQHFDKLWSEQRIPSEWVGTLVDEEGVILSRSRGAERFVGKVASPAFVANMRAHSPEGFFPARTIDGMEVFSAVSRAQVVPWTVVFSAPRAVFSAPMERSLLALLVAGLVCCLVAGAWATWVGRRITHPLRALARAATDSAATPAAFTNVGPTGISELEGLRVALARTTALAAEREAALRAKMREAEAARAEAEAASRAKDQFLAMLGHELRNPLSAITSGVKVLSIARDDARRERTRALVERQAFHLARLVDDLLDVARVSSGRITLQKGPMDLSECVRRAMAALESSGRTQAHRLEVDVQSTWLEGDESRLGQVVTNLVSNALKYTPEGGRVSVRTRVEGEDVVLEVSDTGVGLPPEVLPRVFELFFQADRSLDRSQGGLGVGLTLVKRLVELHGGTVRARSEGASRGSTFTVRLPRGAAREAPQPRVAEVLPGVGRRLLLVEDHADSRHLVRQLLEADGHTVFEAEDGLSGLAKARELRPDVVLLDIGLPGLDGYGVARALRDTEEGRGLLLIALTGYGLQEDRARALQAGFDEHLVKPVDIVRLREALAMREQQVGAAS; the protein is encoded by the coding sequence ATGAAGGCGCGCCCGCTTCGCTTCCACCTCGCGCTGCTCGCGCTGGGGCTGCTCATTCCCCTCGTCCTCTTCGCGGCGGGGGCCGTCGACCGCTTCGCCACCTCGCAGCGTGGCGCCAGGGAACAGGGCATGCGGGAGACGGCCCGGGCGCTGGCGCTGGCGGTGGACCGCGAGCTGGGCCAGTCCATCCGGGCGCTGGAAGTGCTGTCCCACTCCGAGCTCCTGGCGCGAGGGGAGTACGAGACCTTCTATGCGACGGCCCGCACCGTCGTCCGCTCGCGGCAGCCGTGGAGCTCCCTGGCGCTGGTGGATGCGAACGGACGCACCCTCCTCACCACGGACGAGCCGTTCGGCACGAGCGTGTCCAGCCCGCTGGGGCTCCCCTATCTGCGAGAGGCCCTGGAGACGGGGCGCCCGGTCATCGTGGACTACCCCGTCGAGCGGATGCAGGGCCCACCCACGGTGGTGGTGGCGATGCCGGTGCGGCGCGGGGAGCGCATCACCGGCGTCCTGGTGGCGCTGTACTCGATGCAGCACTTCGACAAGCTCTGGTCCGAGCAGCGCATCCCCAGCGAGTGGGTGGGCACGCTGGTGGACGAGGAGGGTGTCATCCTCTCGCGCAGCCGCGGGGCGGAGCGCTTCGTGGGCAAGGTGGCGTCTCCGGCGTTCGTCGCGAACATGCGTGCCCACTCGCCGGAGGGGTTCTTTCCCGCGAGGACGATTGATGGGATGGAGGTCTTCTCGGCCGTGTCCCGCGCGCAGGTGGTGCCCTGGACGGTGGTGTTCTCCGCGCCCCGGGCGGTCTTCTCCGCTCCGATGGAGCGCTCGCTGCTCGCGCTGCTCGTGGCGGGGCTGGTGTGCTGTCTCGTGGCGGGAGCCTGGGCGACCTGGGTGGGGCGCCGCATCACCCACCCGCTGCGGGCCCTGGCGCGCGCGGCGACGGACAGCGCGGCCACGCCCGCGGCCTTCACCAACGTGGGCCCCACCGGCATCTCCGAGCTGGAGGGGCTGCGGGTGGCGCTCGCGCGGACCACGGCGCTGGCGGCGGAGCGGGAGGCGGCCCTGCGGGCGAAGATGCGCGAGGCCGAGGCCGCGCGCGCCGAGGCCGAGGCGGCCAGCCGCGCCAAGGACCAGTTCCTCGCCATGCTGGGACATGAGCTGCGCAACCCGCTGTCCGCCATCACCAGCGGCGTGAAGGTGCTCTCCATCGCCCGCGACGACGCGCGGCGCGAGCGGACCCGGGCCCTGGTGGAGCGTCAGGCCTTCCACCTGGCCCGACTGGTGGATGATCTGCTCGACGTGGCCCGCGTCAGCAGCGGCCGCATCACCCTGCAGAAGGGCCCCATGGACCTGTCCGAGTGCGTGCGCCGCGCCATGGCCGCGCTCGAGTCCTCCGGGCGGACGCAGGCGCACCGGCTCGAAGTGGACGTGCAGTCGACGTGGCTGGAGGGCGACGAGAGCCGCCTGGGCCAGGTCGTCACCAACCTGGTGTCCAACGCGCTCAAGTACACGCCCGAGGGCGGCCGCGTCTCCGTGCGGACGCGTGTGGAGGGAGAGGACGTGGTGCTGGAGGTCTCGGACACGGGCGTGGGCCTGCCGCCGGAGGTGCTGCCGCGCGTCTTCGAGCTGTTCTTCCAGGCGGACCGCTCCCTGGACCGTTCCCAGGGCGGGCTCGGGGTGGGCCTCACGCTGGTGAAGCGTCTGGTGGAGCTGCACGGAGGCACCGTGCGGGCACGGAGCGAGGGCGCCTCCCGGGGGAGCACCTTCACGGTGCGCTTGCCGCGCGGCGCGGCGCGGGAAGCGCCGCAGCCTCGGGTCGCCGAGGTGCTCCCCGGGGTGGGACGCCGGCTGCTGCTGGTGGAGGACCACGCCGACAGCCGCCACCTGGTGCGTCAGTTGCTGGAGGCGGATGGCCACACCGTCTTCGAGGCCGAGGACGGCTTGTCAGGACTGGCGAAGGCGCGCGAGCTGCGGCCGGACGTCGTCCTCCTGGACATCGGGCTGCCAGGGCTGGACGGCTATGGGGTGGCCCGGGCGCTGCGCGACACGGAGGAAGGGCGTGGGCTGCTGCTCATCGCCCTGACGGGCTACGGCCTCCAGGAGGACCGCGCTCGCGCGCTGCAGGCCGGCTTCGACGAGCACCTGGTGAAGCCGGTGGACATCGTCCGGCTGCGCGAGGCGCTGGCGATGCGGGAGCAGCAGGTGGGCGCGGCTTCGTGA